From the Pleurodeles waltl isolate 20211129_DDA chromosome 6, aPleWal1.hap1.20221129, whole genome shotgun sequence genome, the window atgacgtatgcgtgcctttgactaatgaaagcaagcagattttattaggcaagcccacaaaccaataaaaaaacactgacgtgaagttgacagggctccgagcccttttctaaatactaaagcgtctcgctgcgatatgcatgcaCGAGCgcctgcaacgcaggctcgaccctaaaaacactcAATGGTAGAATTTGACCTAAGGAACCACTTTCATCTTCTAGGCTTAGtgagtttttgaattttttttcccccccggtTATTTGCAGGAAATTTACTTCTTAAATAGTTAAGAAATTGGTGTTTGTTTGGTGATTGCAAAGTCTACTTATTGATTTTATTGTTCATTCTAAAGGCAAATCTTACATTTGAACCACAGGTCATTGATGTTCTTCACCCAGGAAAGGCCACAGTCCCAAAGACTGAAATTCGGGATAAGCTGGCCAAAATGTACAAAACTACCCCAGATGTCATCTTTGTATTTGGCTTCAGAACACACTTTGGTGGTGGCAAGACAACAGGCTTTGGTATGATTTACGACTCTCTCGACTATGCAAAGAAGAATGAACCCAAGCACAGACTTGCCAGGGTGAGTTTCCTAGTAGATTGCAGCCTGGAGGCTAATTTCAATGGCCGACTATATAATGCCACTGCTTGCCTTCTGTAATCCTAGAAATGTGTATTTGGAACATAGGCGTACATAGCTTCTTACTGTTGGATTTTGTCAGTAACTGTAGAACTTTGAAATTAAGTATCATGTTCATTTCAATACAAAGACTCCAGGATCATATAGATCTAAACGGAGGAAATAGGGAAAATAAATCACTGAGAATTAATCTGGAGAAGGTGGTGATGCAACGATCTCTCTGCCAAATAAGAGTCACTGGTTTACTGGATACTGATAGTTGTGAGTCCTCCTCTGCCCCCCAGATTTGTTCTTTGATTTATAACCCCCTTTTTTGACTTTTTTCCCCCAGCCTCTTGGGAACAAGTGTTCTGCATGTTTTTATGGAACGCTTTACAATCCTGTGGCCCCCTTCAGTTGGTGCACTATTGTATTGACTGACTTTAAGTTGGCTGGCCCCTCGCTGTTTTTTTGGACTCATGCAGGCAACTAGACTGGCATGGTTGCCTAAGATCTACACAAATCTTGTGTGTCTGCGTCTCTGAAAGTCCCCTGGTCTGATAAACCTAAACTTGCTTCTGAGTTTAAATGTAGCCTACACTGTGGGTAGTTATACCAGGGGTTTCTTTGTCTGAGACCGATCATCTGAATTGGCATGATTTATTTTACtccatcacctttttttttttttgtcattatgTCCTTGTTGTGCCTTATTATTACCAAGGTTTCCTGGCTGGTCGACGGGATGGCTCCTGTTCTTGGACTAGCTGTAACGGAAACTTGCACAATTTATGGTAGCGCCTCCTATGTATGCCTGTGTCGTTAGACCTGTGGGGTACAGATTACTCccttttgttttaatcatgtagcGATGTAGCTCTTGATGCACAACCTAAAATgttgccaatctcgttccttcgtCTACATTTCCTTATCCTAGCTCTTGTACTTGAATATTCCTGCAAACTTTTGCCACTCTTAATAAAAGTAACCCACAGAGCACAGTCTGATCTCTGTACCCTACTTGAAAAATACTACCAAATCATTTGATCCCTTAAAAGCACTTTGTTTTCTAACTCTTAAAACAATCTCACTACAGTTTAGGGTTGCACAGTATGTGACAGCAATGGGGTGGAATTCTACCTGAGCAGTCACCAGTGGCTGAGAAATCTTCAAGTGTTCTTTCAATTACTTTGTTGCAATCCTTAAAATTTAGATTTATAATTGTAATCTCCTCCACAGTATGTGAATGTCTCGGCATAGACCTGCTGTGATATTTCAATCTTCTGtttcatgactttgtccttttaaaCTTAACAAATCATAAGGATCAGGCACAACCTCCATATGATGGTTTACCTGACCTTCCTacttgtcacttgatcttgactgTGTATACGTTTAGCATCTGCTAGTATATATGAAGATCACCGGGAGATCGAATATTGATTTCTGAAATCCACAAATAAACTAACTCCACCTCCCTCTCTGTGGCCCATTATGACGCCAATTCATCATGTCTAAGAGCTTACGGACTAGCCAGGATTGGCCCGGCCCCTTGTGAATTCTTTGGCAATTTTGTTCCTCAACAGCAGTTCTGGACATACCCTATTGAGTAATTGGTATGGGCTTGTTTTCTTCATTCCAACCAGAAGTAGTCCtttttaagccttgctgctctgtggaTTCTTCTCCTGTGAACACATTAGCGGAACCCTTGCTGTGGAGATCAGTCCTGGGTTACAGCCTTTTCATATATTTCTCCATTTCATACTCcaaggtggcacctgctgtgctgcACCACCAAAACTCGCGTCTGCGCAATCTAGGGGATCAAAGGATCACTACTGTTATAATCACAGCAGAATGTCTAACACATGTTGATACAAGATTGTGAATTTGATGATATGTTATGATTGTTA encodes:
- the RPS24 gene encoding small ribosomal subunit protein eS24 isoform X1, coding for MNDTVTVRTRKFMTNRLLQRKQMVIDVLHPGKATVPKTEIRDKLAKMYKTTPDVIFVFGFRTHFGGGKTTGFGMIYDSLDYAKKNEPKHRLARHGLYEKKKTSRKQRKERKNRMKKVRGTAKANVGAGKKK
- the RPS24 gene encoding small ribosomal subunit protein eS24 isoform X2, translating into MNDTVTVRTRKFMTNRLLQRKQMVIDVLHPGKATVPKTEIRDKLAKMYKTTPDVIFVFGFRTHFGGGKTTGFGMIYDSLDYAKKNEPKHRLARHGLYEKKKTSRKQRKERKNRMKKVRGTAKANVGAGKK